A window from Mauremys reevesii isolate NIE-2019 linkage group 9, ASM1616193v1, whole genome shotgun sequence encodes these proteins:
- the PIN4 gene encoding peptidyl-prolyl cis-trans isomerase NIMA-interacting 4 isoform X1, whose product MPPKGKSGGKSGKGGAAGGGGSAERQAPAPKGGGSSVKVRHILCEKHSKIMEAMEKLKSGVRFSEVASQYSEDKARQGGDLGWMTRGSMVGPFQEAAFTLAVSSMDKPVKGEVLNSRTQNQQSLHTSENRVKKEPCLRHFPVDPNHFSPGQRGT is encoded by the exons ATGCCCCCCAAAGGGAAAAGCGGCGGCAAAAGTGGGAAGG gaggagctgctggcggcgggggcagtgctgagaggcaggccccagccccaaagGGTGGGGGCAGCTCTGTGAAG GTTAGACACATTCTTTGTGAAAAGCACAGCAAAATCATGGAGGCCATGGAGAAGCTGAAGTCTGGAGTGCGCTTCAGTGAAGTAGCCTCACAGTACAGTGAAGATAAAGCCAGACAAGGG GGAGACTTGGGCTGGATGACCAGAGGTTCTATGGTGGGACCTTTCCAGGAAGCAGCATTCACCTTGGCAGTCAGCAGTATGGATAAGCCAGT CAAAGGGGAAGTATTAAACTCAAGAACTCAAAACCAACAGTCCTTGCATACGTCAGAAAATAGAGTTAAAAAGGAGCCCTGTCTCAGGCacttccctgtggatcccaacCATTTCTCTCCAGGACAGAGGGGAACATGA
- the PIN4 gene encoding peptidyl-prolyl cis-trans isomerase NIMA-interacting 4 isoform X3, with protein sequence MPPKGKSGGKSGKGGAAGGGGSAERQAPAPKGGGSSVKVRHILCEKHSKIMEAMEKLKSGVRFSEVASQYSEDKARQGGDLGWMTRGSMVGPFQEAAFTLAVSSMDKPVYTDPPVKTKFGYHIIMVEGRK encoded by the exons ATGCCCCCCAAAGGGAAAAGCGGCGGCAAAAGTGGGAAGG gaggagctgctggcggcgggggcagtgctgagaggcaggccccagccccaaagGGTGGGGGCAGCTCTGTGAAG GTTAGACACATTCTTTGTGAAAAGCACAGCAAAATCATGGAGGCCATGGAGAAGCTGAAGTCTGGAGTGCGCTTCAGTGAAGTAGCCTCACAGTACAGTGAAGATAAAGCCAGACAAGGG GGAGACTTGGGCTGGATGACCAGAGGTTCTATGGTGGGACCTTTCCAGGAAGCAGCATTCACCTTGGCAGTCAGCAGTATGGATAAGCCAGTGTACACAGACCCTCCTGTCAAAACGAAGTTTGGATACCACATAATTATGGTTGAAGggagaaaataa
- the PIN4 gene encoding peptidyl-prolyl cis-trans isomerase NIMA-interacting 4 isoform X2 produces the protein MPPKGKSGGKRGAAGGGGSAERQAPAPKGGGSSVKVRHILCEKHSKIMEAMEKLKSGVRFSEVASQYSEDKARQGGDLGWMTRGSMVGPFQEAAFTLAVSSMDKPVKGEVLNSRTQNQQSLHTSENRVKKEPCLRHFPVDPNHFSPGQRGT, from the exons ATGCCCCCCAAAGGGAAAAGCGGCGGCAAAA gaggagctgctggcggcgggggcagtgctgagaggcaggccccagccccaaagGGTGGGGGCAGCTCTGTGAAG GTTAGACACATTCTTTGTGAAAAGCACAGCAAAATCATGGAGGCCATGGAGAAGCTGAAGTCTGGAGTGCGCTTCAGTGAAGTAGCCTCACAGTACAGTGAAGATAAAGCCAGACAAGGG GGAGACTTGGGCTGGATGACCAGAGGTTCTATGGTGGGACCTTTCCAGGAAGCAGCATTCACCTTGGCAGTCAGCAGTATGGATAAGCCAGT CAAAGGGGAAGTATTAAACTCAAGAACTCAAAACCAACAGTCCTTGCATACGTCAGAAAATAGAGTTAAAAAGGAGCCCTGTCTCAGGCacttccctgtggatcccaacCATTTCTCTCCAGGACAGAGGGGAACATGA